Proteins from a genomic interval of Luteibacter pinisoli:
- a CDS encoding ParA family protein, whose protein sequence is MQVWAISNQKGGVGKTTTAMSLGSMLAADGKRTLLVDMDPHASLSGYIGVEGGAHGSVYDLFGVSSLPLPVGTLVHATQWDRLSVLPASAAMITLDRHLGTKPGMGLVLSQALAELAPDFDHVLLDCPPTLGVLMVNALAASDRLLVPTQTEALALAGLERMLRSLSMIERSRGKPMPRTIVPTLYDARTHASRACLAQLREKYEGIVSEAVIPTDTQIREASAAGVPLASWPASRRGGQAYRQLLAELLAMSSSSVTDAAA, encoded by the coding sequence ATGCAGGTCTGGGCGATATCCAACCAGAAGGGCGGCGTGGGCAAGACCACCACGGCGATGTCGCTGGGCAGCATGCTGGCCGCCGATGGCAAGCGCACGCTCCTGGTCGACATGGATCCGCATGCCTCGCTTTCGGGCTACATCGGTGTCGAGGGCGGGGCGCATGGGAGCGTCTACGACCTGTTCGGCGTCTCCAGCCTGCCGTTGCCGGTAGGCACCCTCGTGCATGCCACGCAGTGGGATCGCCTCAGCGTGCTGCCAGCGTCCGCCGCGATGATCACGCTCGATCGTCACCTCGGTACGAAGCCGGGCATGGGCCTCGTGCTCAGCCAGGCCCTCGCCGAACTGGCGCCGGATTTCGACCACGTACTGCTGGATTGCCCGCCGACCCTTGGCGTCCTGATGGTGAACGCACTGGCGGCGAGCGATCGCCTGCTCGTGCCCACGCAGACCGAGGCACTGGCCCTGGCAGGCCTGGAGCGCATGCTGCGCAGCCTCTCCATGATCGAACGGTCGCGGGGCAAGCCCATGCCGCGGACCATCGTGCCGACGCTGTACGACGCGCGCACGCATGCATCGCGCGCGTGCCTGGCCCAGTTGCGCGAAAAATACGAGGGGATCGTCAGCGAGGCGGTCATCCCCACCGATACACAGATTCGGGAAGCCAGCGCGGCGGGCGTGCCGCTCGCCTCGTGGCCGGCGTCCCGTCGCGGCGGCCAGGCCTATCGCCAGCTGCTGGCGGAACTGCTGGCGATGTCCTCGTCGTCCGTGACGGACGCCGCCGCATGA